CCCAGTCCAAGTAAGAGTTCACAACGATATGTTGATCTCCTAATAGGCGTCTGTGTTTACACCAGGGGCGTCCTTTAATCAGAAGCGCGACTTGCGCTTTCTTGCGTCACGTACGTGCGCATTCTTGCGTCTCACCCTGAGTGCTGCGCTTCGCGTTTTCTTTGGCATAATGGTTCTAGCATGGCTGAAACGCGTAATTTATCTTCAATGGTGCCCCGTTGGTTTTACCTGTCCTCTCTGGTGTAATAGGCAAGCTGCGAAAGAGCGAAAGGCAAAAAGGGAATTTCCAAGAGCGCTCCGCACTGTCCTCGAAGCGCACGACAATACGTTTCTACTGTTATTATCGATTGAAAGTACAAACACAATCGTGAAAGTACAAGACAAATGtatatgattttaaataataataataaatgttataacgatactactactactactactactactacaataataaccaataataataataataataataataataataatacgcgTTTGCGGCTCACAGAGTCAAAGAAAGCGAAGGATGTGCATAAACCTATAAAATTAACAATACGAATACATTGGAATGCAACTAAATTGATCAAGCAAAATAGGACCCCCCGAATAgttttgttcccccccccccccccgtgtcaAGATCCTATGAAAAGGTCTTTCAATGctaattcattttttcttttcatacttCGAAAGGATTAGAGCCTGCTTTTGTGAAATACCAAAATTATCCGCTTATTTGCTATCATATTCATGTGACGCCACAGTCATGTTGCTGAAATGTTGAGATTTTTGAAGGCACAGAGGTGAACTAAAGTTCGCTTTGTCACGTTCTAAAGCAGATTATTCCTTCGAAACTACTTACGAAACCCGAACGACGCCCATCTGTTAAAACTACATGCAGCATCTTTTGACTTTATGTTAATGTGTAGGCTAATTACATAATACAAATGTAATCGAAACCAGACCATATCAAACAATAACGGACAGAACAATACAAACTAATAAATCGTGTAAAATCGCTTTTATAGTAAACTATGCTGCAGGTGAGTGCTCGAAGTCGGTAAATGTCGGTGAGTTATGATAAATTAGCGCAAGAAAGCGCGTATTGCTCACATCACTCTTGGTGCACAACCGAAACTGGTAACGATGGATGTCATAACACTGTGATCGTGTTTGGCGCTCTTATGCACAGAGGGTGGTACTGGTGGTATATGCGGGCACGGTCAAAAACATCTCTGCTGGCCCGATAACAAGCAAAAGCAACCCATTTGTCTCGAGGAGGGAATGGCCGGATCTTTTTACGCGCCCGCGGCTGTTGGGGTAACGCGAGGGGTAAAGTTTGAGCGGAGAGAACAGCTGTGCTATAGATCCATACAGCGCAAGCATGCAGCACATTAAACTGCCTAGAGTAAAATCGACTCTCTTCACGCAGAAGCGCGTTATAATAAACTAAACGAAACTAAACTAAATTATGACAGCCCGGGTATTTTATGACAAAGCAGAAGACGCCGTTGGTCCGAACGTAAAATGCAGCTACAAAAGGTTTTAGATGTGTGATGGATTAATATAATTATGGAATGGCAACTTGTCATCTGGCGTGGTATTTAAATCCTTGGGCAGTGCTCCTTGCACCTGTCCTGAAATGACAGACATGGCAGTTGCTGTGACCATGACAGTCACACAACACAGCCTTTGTCTCTGCCCAGCCAAAGTGCTGACCACTTACTTACACTCTTGCTTTCTCACATACCTCCAGCTGACATGGCTGGACATGcaatacaccaacacaccctACTGATGCTCTTCTCTAATCACACAcatatgaccccccccccccccccatgggtTTCATGTTACATGATCTCATGTGCTGATGTTATCAACAAATTAGTTATGGAAGACGTTTGGTTGAACTTGGTTGTCAAAACACAACCAATCAAAACTTTCATATTTTCCCCACTGCACAGTAGACATGTACTTCAAATCAGCGCACTAAAACCAACATTTACAGCTTGGCATGCGCTTTATTGAACAATATGATACAAAGTTATTTGCACTAGGATTGATGATTGCAAGTCACTAAGAAGAAGGGGGAATGGCTTCTGGAGTTTGCGGTGTGGTCACAGGTTCACTGTCTGCAGATGAGGGCATTTCCACCTGCAAAACAGAAGCAGCCAATAGGACAGCACGAAGCGGTCTTAAGAGTGGAACAGGTTGCTGATGGGTTACAGGTCCACGTATTTACCCAGTGTGACGTCTTACCAGTTTCTCAGCTCTTTGCCTCAGCCTTCTCCACACTGTATGATGAGCCTTtagaaaatggaagaaaagaaaTACAGGTTAACGAGACCCATCTTCATGGGTAATTAGATACCTGCCTGTATTGCTAAATATTTTGGGACAGTGGAGTCAACATTGTAATTTATGCAATTCTGAATCAGtataaacaagaaaacaaatgagaTGAATAGCAAGGGACATTTTGTAATAAAAGCACCTGTGTAGGCCATTCACACTACAGTAACAAGAATTATGAAACCTTTTTCAGTAgtataaaagtttaaaagtaGTGAAAAAGCTggcatttttttcagtatataacagaaaagacaaaactTTACTCTGAGAAAACACAAACTTTACTTCCTCCgaacctttttttttagcaattaTGAATCTGACAGGATGACTTGGGAACATTTCTCATTCCACTTTTATTCAATCTGCATATGCTCCCATCAGGCCTAATTCTACATCATTCCTTAGCACATGGACACAGATACACAATTCTGGTCCATGTTTGGAGCTCACTTTTATTCAATCTGTATATGCTCCCATCAGGCCTAATTCTACATCATCCCTTAGCACATGGACACAGATACACAATTCTGGTCCAATAGACAATCCTGGTCTACATACTGCATGAAACAGAATTCCTTCaatgaaaataagacaaaacaGAGGTTATGACATCTGGAATTAGAGAGGACTGTCAAAATTAGTGCACATCTAGAATCCAAGGATCTAAAAATTAAAGACCTAGTCAGAAATCACAGAGTTCTAACACACTCAAATCTCACCTTCATTATCAAACACTGACCAAAAATGCCTTCACCACAGCCTTCAACTATCTTAAAAACATCATTAGAATCAAAGGCTTAAATGTTCCAACAAGACCTCATGCATGTCTTCATGTCTAGCTGGGTTGACTACTTTAACCCCATCTAAACTGGAgttcacaaacaaacattcaagaGCTACAGCAGATCCAAAATGCTGAAATCCAGAATACACTTCTGTAGTACACTACCAGTAAGCTTAAAGAGTGTAAGTCTAGTAGGTCTCTTAGATTCATTGATATGGGTGAGCTAATGAAGCTCAGAATTCCAACTAAACATGCTGAAGTAGCATTTAGATTTAACTCCATGCACAACTGGAACCAACTTTCAGAACTTAGATGTGCCCCAATTTCAATGTTTAAATCCAGGTTAGAAacctttgttttcctgtgcctATAATTGATCTTGCACACTTTATTTCTGCCTCAGTCTAAGTATTACACTTTTAACTTTTATAAGTcttttattccattttatttccatctttttaattaatttcattattcaaattttatatatatatatatatatatatatatatatatatatatatatatatatatatatatatatatatatatctctctctctatataccTTGAATTGCCTCATGTATAAAATGTGCTACATACATAAGCCTGCCTTTCTTTGCTTAAAGTcccattcactcactcacatccACCACCACTGTTTCTCATTACCGTAAGGTTCACAGGCAGTGAGAGTCCTTGAGCCCTGCGCTGTAAGCCCCACTGCCCTTCTCCCACTGCATGGAGTGCTGTTACCTCATACTGACAGCACAGACCTGTTCTGGCCACCAGGGGGCCACCAGACAGCATCACATGCTGCCCACACCTGGAAGACAGCAGGACATCATATCAGAGATAGATGATTTGTTTGGCTCGGATATGAGCGCTCAGAAAATTAGTGATGTACATGAGGATATGTTGGAGCATTTATGAATATGGGTACATTTGGAGACACATGTATggtacactctgtgtgtgtgtgtgtgtgtgtctgtgtctgtgcactgaCCTGTATAGGGACACTACGCCATTAGGACTATGAGCAGCGATTTCCTCCACTTCTTCTTGTTTACATCTGAATGGTGatacaatatttacacttaTATGGCATGTGGTAAAGTAGCTTTACATAGGAGGAAGCTTTTCTTTTCAATTAAACACGGTCACGAAATTATCTTTGCATATCTGCAATCTCTGTGTTGCAtggattattattatcatcatcatcatcaagttgcatttatatagcgcctttctcaaactcaagatAGCATtacaaatatcacaaatatttttttactagctaaaatgtgaaaaatacataATCAAAAGCAAAAAGGATGAAAATTTAACAGTCTTTACTCAAGATAGAACAGCCTCAATGAAATCATCTATGAAATATCAAATGGCTATCAACAGTCACTGTTTCAGTAACAGGTCATTTTGTTTCCATAACTGCATAAACTGAGATAATGAAAGAGATATTCTTCTGCAACTCAGAGATGAACATGAGGAATTTTGTGAATTCCATACCTCTGAATCTAACTGGCTAGCACCATACATCAGAAAGTGGCACCAAATGCATAAAACTTTGGTGACAATTTACTTCTCTGGTTAAAAACCTTTGACCTGTACTTAAAGAGCAGTACTCATTTGCAATGGTGCTGTACATCCACGTTATACTGTCCCATTCACTAAATTAAGCCAGCCACCTTAAAGCAAGAAGGATACAGCACCGTGTGTCCTAACTGGCCCCTACTCAGAGTGAAAGTAGTACCTGCTGTGGGAGAAGATCTCCAGAGCTACAGGGGGTGCCACCTCCAGAGGCTCCCAGGGCAAGTCTTTATGAATGAGCTGCTGAGCATCACGGGTTAAGGAGCGCAGGTTCTCCTGGGGGTCAGGCCGTGCCCGTTACAGAAATGCACCAAAACAATTCCCACATGCAGTTGTGAAGAACAGACTGTATTAAGCTGTAGCCATTTCTTGCAGCAATATAATCAATAGCACatatcaaaaatgtaaatgagatgcAAATGCCACTTTCTTTTTAATATCCCTATTAAAACAGGACTCATAAAACATACTCTTGGTTAACCCTTGCATATAAGGGATGAGCAGACTGACCTCTGAGGGGCTCCAGGAATCGAGGCGAGGGTCCAGCACCAGATCACAGCAGAAGGCACCCGCAGAGACTAAAGACAAAGCAAGGCAAAACAGGCATATAAGCTAACATCAGGCTTTGCATGTGGATGCGCAGTAGGAGACATGAAGATGGCAGTCACTCTGTGACTGTGATTCTACACCTGGCACTTCCAGAACATTCAGCAACTCCACGCTGTATTCCTCTTTAAAGGCATCGTCAAGCACCTGGCCCAGCAAGGATGCACAGGAGCGCCAAAATGcctaccacatacacacacacacacacacacacacacctcaattTATCAGGACGGAACAGGAATGGATCCATCATgtaccttaaaaaaaaagtgctgtgtggATGCATAACTGTTTTCTCTACAATAAGTCTCATCACTGACTATGAGTTTCAGCTTGAATCGAATGGTTCCATGGTCGAGATAGCTCATTCGCAGAGATGTTGCCAACAGACCTGGTTGACGAGTTGAGGGTCGACATCTTTGAATGTGAGGAGGCGGAGGATGCAGGAGCGGGTGAGGGGTCGATGCAAGTGCCACAGCTCACCGTCAACCAGGGCGAGAGCTGCACTGGACACATGCCACTCCGTCAGGTCTGACGGGAAAGAaggaatgagagcgagagagagagagagagagagagagagagagagagagagaattaaactAAACTAATAAAATACCTCAAATTGTGCAACTGTCCAATGTTCTGGTAGAGCAGGTAAAGCAAGGTGCAAGTAATACAAAAGTCATTCCCAAGGAGTGCATACTCTCACCTTGATAAAcatgtaaatcactctggacaagagcatttGACAAATACCGCGAATGTAAAAACACCCAAGTTTTGAGAATACTactgttaaataaacacaattctAATCCCCTCCCAGCAGTTACCACTAAGAATGGCCAAATCAAAGCacctgtgttttatttgtatcttACTGCATAGAAGACGCTGGTGATGGTTATTCAAATCAAATATGACAAATCCATGTTCTCTCATGCTGCATACAACATTACTGATTTTacttacaaatgtaaatgttaaaaaattcCACACAACAAACATAAGGATGCACTTTGACGTGGGGCAAACCGCAAAAAAAGCTAATGTAAACGTTTACTCACGCTTTGCACAGCTGTGCGGGGTAGACACCCCCTTGTTCATAACCAGACGCGTCCCCTGGAGTCCAGGCCCCTGCATGGCCACCTCTATCTTCTCTATGCGTGGGTAGAGGGACCGCTGACGATTCTGCTCTTTGGAAAACAGAGCGCTCCGCCAGCTGCGTAGCTCTGCCGCTGACAGACGCTCAGCTGCTGCGCTAGATGCCAGACCTGCGAGAAAGCACCATATGAAATTATGCTACTGAAAATACATGAATATGCTTAACCTTTTGCTTAACCTAGACAGCAATATCTAGCTATGTTGGTAGTCAACTGTCGGTACTGAAGCACAAGTGACAACAAGGTACCTAGCCAGCTAACTAGACAACTTCAATAACAGGGGCACCTCGTAATTCAAACCAAATATCAAAAGTGAATGTTACGTAACATTTCACATAAcacataaatatgaatatgtcaGTGCAAATTCAAATGTGAAAGAGATACTGTCTACGCTTACTAGAAATGCATTAACTAAGCCAAGGTCAGCAGCCTGGGCAATCACATTTGCGCGCGACTGAAATTAGGAGAGACTTACGGCGCTGGACCATTTGGCAAACTTTACGACATGCCATAGCTCTTAAAGCTGCTCGAGCTCACTGGTGTTTGGAACAGTTGggtataataaaaaaaaatattaattttacaaAAGAAACTAATACAGCTGAGTATCCAGCCAGCTAGTTAGCAACGCACAGCAAGGTCCATGCTTCGACTTCCGCTGAAGGTCCACCGTTATAATAACTCCGTGTCCACACAGTCTTTATGTTCCGAATTAGTACCGGCACTCCTTTCGTGCAAAAAAGAGTAATAACAGACAAAAGGAACGTGCTTATAGACATTACTTATATTTTAAACTTTCGCATAAGCTTTAGCTGTTCAATTTCGTGTGGACATTTAGTTTAAAGGCGTTTTGGAGGTCAGATTCATGCACAAGGTTTTGCAAGAAATCCTGAAACTTACATTCTTTGTTATAATTAGTTATTAATTGTTATTCATTAATAACCAATAATAACAACTGTTACTAAATACATAGACACGAAGACTAGATCAGGCTACATGGTTACGTTATGCCACGATTCCTGCAGCTTTCTGTCAACCATCTAAAGGATTTTAGAAATATGTATTTCTACtaggggtgggactttaacgcgctaatttcaattaatttattacagggaaaataacgaattaaaaaaattaacgcattttaatcacacttttgcaccgtggaacgtttctcagtgcacgagttccaggcatacagattatattgacgcacaatgtgatgagcatgatggagatgacggaagaggctacgctggtggatgggaaatttaaatacaagaaacttccagatggaagtacaaacaaaaatgttgttatttgcactttatgctGGAAATATCACAGGAGCACTTTCACTCTTCGTTACCACTTCAACGCAAAACATGTTGGGGCTAGCGCacaggtcagtaatgttaacttaactgctaaatgtgatagtattcctagtacgagc
The sequence above is a segment of the Electrophorus electricus isolate fEleEle1 chromosome 16, fEleEle1.pri, whole genome shotgun sequence genome. Coding sequences within it:
- the mrpl39 gene encoding 39S ribosomal protein L39, mitochondrial, producing the protein MACRKVCQMVQRRLASSAAAERLSAAELRSWRSALFSKEQNRQRSLYPRIEKIEVAMQGPGLQGTRLVMNKGVSTPHSCAKHLTEWHVSSAALALVDGELWHLHRPLTRSCILRLLTFKDVDPQLVNQAFWRSCASLLGQVLDDAFKEEYSVELLNVLEVPVSAGAFCCDLVLDPRLDSWSPSEENLRSLTRDAQQLIHKDLPWEPLEVAPPVALEIFSHSRCKQEEVEEIAAHSPNGVVSLYRCGQHVMLSGGPLVARTGLCCQYEVTALHAVGEGQWGLQRRAQGLSLPVNLTAHHTVWRRLRQRAEKLVEMPSSADSEPVTTPQTPEAIPPSS